From Rhizobium sp. NZLR1, a single genomic window includes:
- a CDS encoding M3 family metallopeptidase — protein MSSPHDFNPALVTWDGLHGLPRFDALNDGDFAAAFEAALAAHEREIDEIAGNADAPTFENTVVALEIAGDALSRVSALFWNKAGAHTNDVIQALEREISPKMSRHYSKIGMNAALFARIDTLWENRETLGLTLEQTRVLERHWKGFVKSGAKLEKAEQEKLAAINEKLAGLGTQFGQNVLADEKAWALTLSSGAELDGLPEFLRDAMAAAARERGEEGKYAVTLSRSIIEPFLTFSERRDLREQAFKAWVARGENDGETDNRAVIKETLALRHQVASLLGYGNFAELKLDNTMAKTADAVNDLLKAVWARAVKRAGEEEADIAALIAEEGRNHEVMPWDWRHYAEKIRARKFDFSEAELKPYLQLEKIIEACFEVAGRLFSIRAVEKKDVAAYHPDVRVFEIRDREDRLVALFLGDYFARGSKRSGAWMSSLQSQHRLELKNGHHGEQPIIYNVCNFAKPAEGKPALLSLDDARTLFHEFGHALHGMLSNVTYPSVSGTGVSRDFVELPSQLYEHWLTVPDILKRYAVHVETGEPMPQALLDKVLAARTFNAGFNTVEFTSSALVDMAFHTREAVADPMAVQAEVLAEIGMPKSIVMRHATPHFQHIFSGGYSAGYYSYMWSEVLDADAFAAFEETGDPFNGEMARKLKENIYSVGGSIDPEDAYKAFRGKLPSPHAMLVKKGLSTFEELTGSDA, from the coding sequence ATGTCTTCTCCCCATGATTTCAATCCGGCGCTGGTAACCTGGGACGGTCTTCACGGCCTGCCGCGTTTCGACGCATTGAATGACGGCGATTTCGCCGCTGCCTTCGAAGCAGCGCTTGCCGCGCATGAAAGGGAGATCGATGAGATCGCCGGAAACGCCGATGCGCCGACATTCGAGAATACGGTCGTGGCGCTGGAGATTGCCGGCGACGCGCTGTCGCGTGTTTCGGCGCTGTTCTGGAACAAGGCAGGCGCGCATACCAATGATGTGATCCAGGCGCTGGAGCGGGAGATCTCGCCGAAGATGTCGCGCCACTATTCGAAGATCGGGATGAATGCAGCGCTTTTTGCTCGCATCGATACGCTCTGGGAGAATCGCGAGACGCTTGGCTTGACGCTCGAGCAGACACGCGTGCTGGAGCGCCACTGGAAGGGCTTCGTCAAGTCGGGCGCCAAGCTTGAAAAGGCCGAGCAGGAGAAACTTGCGGCGATCAATGAAAAGCTTGCCGGCCTCGGGACGCAATTCGGCCAGAACGTTCTCGCCGACGAGAAGGCCTGGGCACTCACGCTTTCTTCCGGAGCCGAGCTCGACGGGCTGCCGGAATTCCTGCGCGACGCAATGGCTGCGGCTGCGCGCGAACGCGGCGAAGAGGGCAAATATGCGGTGACGCTGTCACGCTCGATCATCGAGCCGTTCCTGACCTTTTCGGAGCGCCGCGATCTGCGCGAGCAGGCTTTCAAGGCTTGGGTGGCACGCGGCGAAAATGACGGCGAGACGGACAATCGCGCCGTCATCAAGGAAACGCTGGCGCTACGCCATCAGGTGGCGAGCCTGCTTGGCTACGGCAATTTCGCCGAGCTGAAGCTCGATAACACGATGGCAAAGACGGCAGATGCGGTGAACGACCTGCTAAAGGCCGTCTGGGCGCGGGCGGTAAAACGCGCCGGCGAGGAGGAAGCCGATATCGCCGCGCTGATCGCCGAGGAGGGGCGAAACCACGAAGTGATGCCCTGGGACTGGCGCCACTACGCCGAAAAGATCCGGGCGCGAAAATTCGATTTCTCCGAGGCCGAGCTCAAGCCCTATCTGCAGCTCGAGAAGATCATCGAGGCCTGCTTCGAGGTGGCCGGCCGGCTGTTCAGTATCCGCGCCGTCGAGAAGAAGGACGTGGCCGCCTATCACCCGGATGTCAGGGTGTTTGAAATCAGGGATCGCGAAGATCGGCTGGTCGCCCTGTTCCTCGGCGATTATTTTGCCCGCGGCTCGAAACGTTCCGGCGCCTGGATGAGCTCGTTGCAATCGCAGCACAGACTGGAACTGAAGAACGGCCACCACGGCGAGCAGCCGATCATCTACAACGTCTGCAACTTCGCCAAGCCCGCCGAGGGCAAGCCGGCGCTGCTGTCGCTCGACGATGCGCGCACGCTGTTCCACGAATTCGGCCACGCGCTGCACGGCATGCTTTCGAACGTCACCTACCCCTCGGTCTCCGGCACCGGCGTTTCGCGCGATTTCGTCGAGCTGCCGTCGCAGCTCTACGAGCACTGGCTGACGGTGCCCGATATTTTGAAGCGCTACGCTGTGCATGTCGAAACCGGCGAGCCGATGCCGCAGGCTCTGCTCGACAAGGTGCTTGCCGCCCGCACCTTCAATGCCGGCTTCAACACCGTCGAATTCACCTCGTCGGCGCTGGTCGATATGGCGTTTCACACGCGTGAGGCGGTTGCGGATCCGATGGCGGTGCAGGCGGAGGTGCTGGCCGAGATCGGCATGCCGAAATCGATCGTCATGCGCCATGCCACGCCGCACTTCCAGCACATTTTTTCCGGCGGTTATTCGGCCGGCTATTACTCCTATATGTGGTCGGAGGTGCTCGATGCCGACGCGTTTGCCGCCTTCGAGGAGACGGGAGATCCCTTCAACGGCGAGATGGCGCGCAAACTCAAGGAGAATATCTATTCCGTCGGCGGCTCTATCGATCCGGAGGACGCCTACAAGGCCTTCCGCGGCAAGCTGCCGAGCCCGCATGCGATGCTCGTCAAAAAGGGGCTTTCGACCTTCGAGGAATTGACAGGCAGCGACGCCTAA